The Devosia sp. SD17-2 genome includes a region encoding these proteins:
- a CDS encoding ribose-phosphate pyrophosphokinase produces MSQIAVFSGSAHPELASEICAELGVPLNPTRLKRFSNDCLEVQLQANCREQDVFLVQTLSAPVQDHLVELLLMLDAARGASAARITAVIPHYSYARSDKKDEPRISIGGRMVADLLKTAGADRVLTMTLHSPQVHGFFSVPVDHLHALHELATHFQSLDLGNAVVVSPDLGNAKTAAAFARRLGVPVAAGAKERLTDTKVRISAIIGDVRDRDVIVLDDEIASGGSIIELLKHLRANGARSVRVACTHGIFADGAVARLAAEPDVREIVCTNTLPNAAEQRADKLTILSVAPALAEAMRRINSGESVSALFDGETREERVAAE; encoded by the coding sequence ATGAGCCAGATCGCTGTGTTCAGTGGTAGTGCCCATCCCGAACTTGCCAGCGAGATCTGCGCCGAGCTTGGCGTGCCGCTCAATCCGACACGCCTCAAGCGCTTCTCCAATGATTGCCTGGAAGTCCAGCTGCAGGCCAATTGCCGCGAGCAGGACGTGTTCCTGGTCCAGACGCTGAGCGCACCGGTGCAGGATCATCTGGTCGAACTGCTGCTCATGCTTGATGCGGCGCGGGGCGCATCTGCCGCACGGATCACGGCTGTCATCCCGCACTATTCCTATGCGCGCTCGGACAAGAAGGACGAGCCGCGCATATCGATCGGTGGCCGAATGGTTGCCGATCTGCTGAAAACCGCAGGCGCCGACCGCGTCCTGACAATGACGCTTCATTCGCCACAGGTGCACGGGTTTTTCTCGGTTCCCGTTGATCATCTTCATGCACTGCATGAGCTGGCGACGCATTTCCAGAGCCTTGATCTCGGCAATGCCGTCGTGGTGTCGCCGGACCTCGGCAACGCCAAGACGGCTGCGGCCTTTGCGCGGCGCCTCGGCGTTCCCGTGGCCGCCGGGGCTAAGGAGCGCCTGACCGATACCAAGGTGCGGATTTCGGCGATCATCGGCGATGTTCGGGACCGAGACGTGATCGTTCTCGATGACGAAATCGCCAGCGGCGGATCGATCATCGAATTGCTCAAGCATCTTCGGGCCAATGGCGCACGGTCTGTCCGGGTCGCCTGCACGCACGGGATTTTTGCGGATGGCGCAGTGGCGCGGCTTGCGGCCGAGCCGGACGTGCGCGAGATCGTCTGCACCAATACGCTGCCCAATGCCGCCGAACAGCGGGCCGACAAGCTGACCATTCTGTCCGTCGCGCCGGCCCTGGCCGAAGCCATGCGGCGCATCAACAGCGGGGAATCCGTGAGTGCGCTTTTCGATGGCGAAACGCGGGAAGAACGGGTGGCCGCTGAATAG
- a CDS encoding Dabb family protein → MIRHTVVFTLKHPSGSPEETAFLRDAKILAAIPGVEKFEQLRQVSPKADYAFGFSMEFADQAAYDVYNAHPDHVAFVSDRWLPEIARFQEIDYVAL, encoded by the coding sequence ATGATCCGCCACACCGTCGTCTTTACCCTCAAGCACCCCTCCGGTTCGCCGGAGGAGACTGCCTTCCTGCGCGACGCAAAAATTCTCGCCGCCATTCCCGGCGTCGAGAAATTCGAGCAGCTGCGCCAGGTAAGCCCAAAGGCCGACTATGCTTTTGGCTTCTCCATGGAATTCGCCGATCAGGCTGCCTACGATGTCTACAACGCACATCCCGACCATGTAGCTTTTGTCAGCGACCGTTGGCTGCCCGAGATCGCGCGCTTCCAGGAGATAGACTACGTTGCGCTGTAA
- a CDS encoding NADP-dependent malic enzyme has protein sequence MTNDVNEQRKALREAALHFHEFPKPGKLEIQPLKPLGNQRDLALAYSPGVAAPCEEIAAEPETVARYTSRQNLVAVISNGTAVLGLGNIGALASKPVMEGKAVLFKKFAGIDVFDLEVDELNPQKFIDAVAPLWPTFGGINLEDIRAPDCFEIEEALRERMPIPVFHDDQHGTAIIVGAAVLNGLELAGKRIDEVKICASGAGAAAIACLNVLVALGAKHENIWVADKDGLVTHKRNDVNDKWRGQFRRTSEATTLAEVIDGADVFLGLSAAGALKREMLTKMAPKPLILALANPNPEIMPEVAREVRPDAMVCTGRSDYANQVNNVLCFPFIFRGALDVHATTINEEMKLAAVRAIAKLAHEPGLEVSPSGEPAVYGPEHIIPNPFDQRLILRIAPAVARAAMESGVAKKPIEDWNAYHDQLNRFVFRSGLVMKPIIDKAQGKNKRIAFADGEDERVLRATQVLLEERIARPILIGRPAVIEARIERFGLNIQPGRDFEVINPEDDPRYRDYVSLFHSLVGRDGVTPETARTIVRTNTTVIGALAVKRGEADALICGLQGRYIKHVRDIRSIIGLQDGVTDVSALSMLIMQRGAFFLTDTYVNQNPSADELVAITLQARNHLKRFNIEARTALLSYSNFGSRDGDSAYKMREVYAKLKAAAPDLILEGEMQGDLALNEVLRDRYIPDTPLRGEANLLVFPDLDAANLSMTLLKEMNNALSVGPILMGTRSPAHILTPSVTSRGIVNMSAIAANEAVGADQ, from the coding sequence GTGACTAACGACGTCAATGAGCAACGCAAGGCCTTGCGCGAGGCAGCGCTGCATTTTCATGAGTTCCCCAAGCCCGGGAAGCTGGAAATCCAGCCGCTCAAGCCCCTGGGAAACCAGCGTGACCTTGCGCTTGCCTATTCACCTGGCGTCGCTGCACCTTGTGAGGAGATCGCTGCCGAGCCGGAGACCGTGGCGCGCTATACCTCGCGACAGAATCTCGTGGCCGTGATTTCCAACGGCACTGCCGTCCTGGGCCTTGGCAATATCGGTGCGCTGGCTTCCAAGCCGGTGATGGAGGGCAAGGCAGTCCTTTTCAAGAAGTTTGCTGGCATCGACGTGTTCGATCTCGAGGTCGACGAACTCAATCCGCAAAAATTCATCGATGCCGTGGCGCCGCTATGGCCGACCTTTGGTGGTATCAACCTCGAAGACATCCGCGCACCCGATTGCTTCGAGATCGAGGAAGCGCTGCGCGAGCGCATGCCGATCCCGGTGTTCCATGACGACCAGCACGGGACCGCAATCATCGTCGGTGCCGCCGTGCTCAATGGGCTGGAGCTGGCCGGCAAGCGCATCGACGAAGTCAAGATTTGTGCGTCGGGGGCAGGGGCTGCGGCTATCGCCTGTCTCAACGTTCTCGTGGCGCTGGGTGCCAAGCACGAGAATATCTGGGTGGCCGATAAGGACGGTCTCGTCACCCACAAGCGCAATGACGTCAACGACAAGTGGCGCGGCCAATTCCGCCGGACCAGCGAGGCAACGACGCTTGCCGAAGTGATCGATGGCGCTGACGTGTTCCTCGGGCTTTCGGCTGCCGGTGCGCTGAAGCGGGAAATGCTGACCAAGATGGCGCCCAAGCCGCTGATCCTGGCGCTGGCCAATCCCAATCCAGAAATCATGCCCGAGGTGGCAAGAGAAGTGCGGCCGGACGCCATGGTCTGCACGGGGCGCTCGGACTACGCCAATCAGGTCAACAATGTCCTCTGCTTCCCCTTCATCTTCCGTGGCGCGCTCGACGTGCATGCCACCACGATCAACGAGGAGATGAAGCTGGCGGCGGTACGGGCCATCGCCAAACTGGCGCACGAGCCTGGGCTTGAGGTTTCGCCGTCGGGTGAGCCGGCCGTCTATGGGCCCGAGCACATCATTCCCAATCCGTTCGACCAGCGGCTAATCCTGCGCATCGCACCGGCCGTGGCTCGGGCAGCCATGGAATCGGGCGTGGCCAAGAAGCCGATCGAGGACTGGAACGCCTATCATGACCAGCTGAACCGGTTCGTGTTCCGCTCCGGGCTCGTGATGAAACCAATCATCGACAAGGCGCAGGGCAAGAACAAGCGCATCGCCTTTGCCGATGGTGAAGATGAGCGCGTGCTGCGCGCCACCCAGGTGCTGCTCGAGGAACGCATCGCGCGACCAATTCTGATCGGTCGTCCTGCGGTGATCGAGGCGCGCATCGAAAGGTTTGGGCTCAATATCCAGCCGGGCCGCGATTTCGAGGTGATCAACCCCGAAGACGATCCGCGCTATCGCGACTATGTCAGCCTCTTCCATTCGCTTGTCGGGCGGGATGGGGTGACGCCCGAGACCGCACGCACCATCGTGCGCACCAATACCACGGTTATCGGGGCGCTGGCGGTCAAGCGTGGCGAGGCGGATGCACTAATCTGCGGCCTTCAGGGGCGCTACATCAAGCATGTGCGCGATATCCGCTCGATCATTGGCCTGCAGGACGGGGTGACCGATGTGTCGGCGCTGTCCATGCTGATCATGCAACGCGGCGCATTTTTCCTGACCGACACCTATGTCAACCAGAACCCCAGCGCGGATGAGCTGGTGGCGATCACGCTGCAGGCGCGCAATCATCTCAAGCGCTTCAATATCGAGGCGCGCACGGCACTGCTCAGCTACTCGAATTTCGGTTCGCGGGATGGCGACAGCGCCTACAAGATGCGCGAAGTCTACGCCAAGCTGAAGGCGGCGGCGCCCGACCTCATCCTCGAGGGGGAAATGCAGGGCGATCTGGCGCTCAACGAAGTGCTCCGTGACCGCTATATCCCGGACACGCCGCTGCGTGGCGAAGCCAATTTGCTGGTGTTCCCTGACCTCGACGCGGCCAACCTCTCCATGACCCTGCTCAAGGAGATGAACAACGCGCTGTCCGTCGGGCCGATCCTGATGGGCACGCGGTCGCCCGCGCATATCCTGACCCCGTCGGTTACCAGCCGCGGCATCGTCAACATGTCGGCGATTGCCGCCAATGAAGCCGTGGGAGCAGATCAATGA
- a CDS encoding EAL domain-containing protein, with the protein MKSKYSHLLMALGALLAFVPIFSVDYLLDAYIRHRETVALQQQVSQIGVEIKNNVADAVTALRGVVADSPSLCTPTFSQNAQRAIANSLTIKQVLIENGDGVQYCDAYGREVAHSVLSEAKPIPGLAETITIVQFADMGVPSIKVTQTLSAMRRVSVFLPLIGVTPETFEANLRNGAMVRISLTSGLPIIESGAVADFTRNLASEDYLSAQGFAGELPIKVHAALPFSSARAGYTDLDVVFTVIACFASACLLLSALWYARKSRVPAFDLERAIGRNEIKPYYQPVINLRTGELIGCEVLCRWEKPNGDVIPPGVFIDYAENSGLAVPMTLSLMQQVRYDLSELSQKMPYMKISINLFEGHFRDVGIVDDVQAIFGNSPISYDQLVFEITERRPLENSAAVNSVISGLHALGARLAMDDAGTGHSNLAYIATLGVDVIKIDRIFVDMIKPGTTQVPVLDGLIAMARDLDCEIVAEGVETEEQAIYLRSHGVIQAQGYIFAPALKIGAFRELALALFASSGAPPGSFGSMPVALPITAA; encoded by the coding sequence GTGAAGTCCAAGTATTCGCACCTTTTGATGGCTCTTGGCGCGCTGCTTGCATTTGTGCCGATATTTTCGGTCGACTATCTGCTGGATGCCTATATTCGTCACCGCGAAACAGTCGCGCTGCAGCAGCAGGTCAGCCAGATCGGCGTTGAAATCAAAAACAACGTCGCCGATGCCGTCACTGCCCTGCGCGGGGTCGTGGCCGACAGTCCGTCCCTCTGCACGCCGACATTCTCCCAGAACGCCCAGCGCGCCATTGCCAACAGCCTGACGATCAAGCAGGTGCTGATCGAGAACGGTGACGGCGTTCAGTATTGCGACGCCTATGGACGGGAGGTCGCGCACTCGGTCCTGTCTGAAGCAAAGCCAATTCCCGGCCTCGCCGAGACGATCACTATTGTTCAGTTCGCCGACATGGGCGTGCCGTCGATCAAGGTGACGCAGACCCTTTCGGCCATGCGCCGCGTGTCGGTCTTCCTGCCCCTTATCGGGGTCACGCCGGAGACTTTTGAAGCCAATCTGCGGAACGGCGCCATGGTCCGGATTTCGCTGACGAGTGGCCTTCCGATCATCGAGTCCGGGGCCGTTGCGGATTTTACCCGCAACCTTGCCTCCGAGGACTATCTGAGCGCCCAGGGCTTTGCTGGTGAGTTGCCGATCAAGGTCCACGCTGCACTGCCGTTCAGTTCCGCCCGTGCGGGCTACACTGATCTCGATGTGGTGTTCACTGTCATCGCGTGCTTTGCCAGCGCCTGCCTGCTGCTGTCTGCGCTGTGGTATGCGCGCAAGTCGCGTGTCCCGGCGTTCGATCTTGAGCGCGCCATCGGGCGCAATGAGATCAAGCCCTACTACCAGCCCGTCATCAATCTGCGCACAGGTGAGCTGATCGGTTGTGAAGTGCTGTGTCGCTGGGAGAAGCCGAATGGCGATGTGATTCCGCCCGGCGTTTTCATTGACTACGCTGAAAATTCCGGCCTCGCCGTGCCGATGACGCTCTCGCTGATGCAGCAGGTCCGCTACGATCTGAGCGAGCTGAGCCAGAAAATGCCGTACATGAAAATCTCGATCAATCTGTTCGAGGGGCATTTTCGCGACGTGGGTATTGTCGACGACGTGCAGGCGATCTTCGGCAATTCGCCGATCAGCTACGACCAGCTGGTGTTCGAGATCACCGAGCGCCGTCCGCTTGAAAACTCGGCGGCTGTCAATAGCGTCATCTCCGGTCTTCATGCCCTTGGGGCGCGGCTGGCCATGGACGACGCCGGCACCGGCCACTCCAACCTGGCCTATATCGCCACGCTAGGCGTCGATGTCATCAAGATCGACCGCATCTTTGTCGACATGATCAAGCCGGGCACCACCCAGGTTCCCGTCCTCGATGGGCTCATTGCCATGGCCCGCGACCTCGATTGCGAAATCGTGGCGGAAGGCGTCGAAACCGAGGAGCAGGCGATCTATCTGCGCTCCCATGGTGTCATCCAGGCGCAGGGTTATATTTTCGCTCCTGCGCTCAAGATCGGCGCATTCAGAGAGCTGGCCCTGGCGCTCTTTGCCTCGTCTGGGGCGCCTCCGGGCAGTTTCGGCTCCATGCCGGTGGCGCTGCCCATTACTGCGGCTTAG
- the aspS gene encoding aspartate--tRNA ligase produces MTTHRYRTHTCGALTADDAGNTVRLSGWVHRIRDHGGLLFIDLRDHYGLTQFVIDPDSPAFAAAEKVRSEWVLRIDGEVKLRDASAVNPNISTGQIEVFIRELEVLSEAKELPLPVFGDQEYPEDIRLRYRFLDLRREKLHNNIVKRTKVIAAMRNGMTEQGFAEYSTPILTASSPEGARDFLVPSRIHPGKFFALPQAPQQYKQLLMVAGFDRYFQVAPCFRDEDPRADRLPGEFYQLDLEMSFVTQEDVWNTVQPVITSVFEQFAEGKRVTKEWPRIPYDTAIRKYGSDKPDLRNPIEIQAVTEHFAGSGFKVFANQIEADPKVEVWAIPAKNKDGAEPIGRAFCDRMNAWAQGQGQPGLGYIFFKDGAGSGPIAKNIGEERTAALKAQLGLEDGDAVFFVAGRPEKFYKFAGEARTKVGTDLGVVDTEQFALCWIVDFPFYEWDEEEKRVDFAHNPFSMPQGGIEGLNSADPLSLKAYQYDAVCNGFEIASGSIRNQEPETMIKAFELTGKSREEVEEQFGGLYRAFQYGAPPHGGAAFGIDRIVMLLCGVQNLREITAFPMNQQAEDLLMGAPSPASPKQMRELGIRLNPQA; encoded by the coding sequence ATGACGACACATCGCTACCGCACCCACACCTGTGGCGCCCTGACGGCGGACGATGCCGGCAATACCGTGCGCCTCTCCGGTTGGGTCCATCGTATCCGTGACCACGGCGGCCTGCTGTTCATCGACCTGCGCGACCACTACGGCCTGACCCAATTCGTGATCGATCCCGATTCGCCCGCTTTCGCCGCCGCCGAGAAGGTGCGCTCCGAGTGGGTGCTGCGCATCGACGGCGAGGTCAAGCTGCGCGACGCCTCGGCCGTGAACCCCAACATCAGTACTGGCCAGATCGAGGTGTTCATCCGCGAGCTGGAAGTGCTGTCGGAAGCCAAGGAACTGCCTTTGCCGGTCTTCGGCGATCAGGAATATCCGGAAGATATCCGCCTGCGCTATCGCTTCCTCGACCTGCGCCGCGAAAAGCTGCACAACAACATCGTCAAGCGCACCAAGGTGATCGCGGCGATGCGCAACGGCATGACCGAACAGGGCTTTGCCGAATATTCGACGCCGATTCTGACGGCTTCCTCGCCCGAAGGCGCGCGCGACTTCCTCGTGCCCAGCCGTATCCATCCCGGCAAGTTCTTCGCCCTGCCGCAGGCGCCCCAGCAGTACAAGCAGCTGCTCATGGTTGCCGGCTTCGACCGCTATTTCCAGGTTGCCCCGTGCTTCCGCGACGAAGATCCGCGCGCCGACCGTCTGCCGGGCGAGTTCTACCAGCTCGACCTCGAAATGAGCTTCGTCACCCAGGAAGACGTCTGGAACACTGTCCAGCCCGTCATCACGTCGGTGTTCGAGCAATTTGCCGAAGGCAAGCGCGTGACCAAGGAATGGCCGCGCATTCCTTATGATACGGCCATCCGCAAGTATGGTTCGGACAAGCCGGACCTGCGGAACCCGATTGAAATTCAGGCAGTTACCGAGCATTTCGCAGGTTCTGGCTTCAAGGTTTTCGCCAACCAGATCGAAGCCGATCCAAAGGTTGAAGTCTGGGCTATCCCGGCCAAGAACAAGGACGGTGCCGAGCCGATCGGTCGCGCCTTCTGCGATCGCATGAACGCCTGGGCACAGGGCCAGGGCCAGCCGGGCCTTGGCTATATCTTCTTCAAGGACGGTGCCGGTTCGGGCCCGATCGCCAAGAATATCGGCGAAGAGCGCACCGCAGCCCTCAAGGCTCAGCTGGGTCTCGAAGACGGCGATGCCGTGTTCTTCGTGGCCGGTCGCCCGGAGAAGTTCTACAAGTTCGCCGGTGAAGCCCGCACCAAGGTCGGCACCGATCTGGGTGTCGTCGACACCGAGCAGTTCGCCCTGTGCTGGATCGTCGACTTCCCGTTCTACGAGTGGGACGAAGAGGAAAAGCGCGTCGACTTCGCGCACAATCCCTTCTCCATGCCGCAGGGCGGGATCGAGGGTTTGAACTCGGCCGATCCGCTTTCGCTCAAGGCTTACCAGTATGACGCCGTCTGCAACGGCTTCGAAATCGCCTCCGGTTCCATCCGTAACCAGGAACCCGAGACGATGATCAAGGCCTTCGAGCTGACCGGCAAGAGCCGCGAGGAGGTCGAAGAGCAGTTCGGTGGTCTCTACCGTGCCTTCCAGTATGGCGCCCCGCCGCATGGTGGCGCTGCCTTCGGTATCGACCGCATCGTGATGCTGCTCTGCGGCGTGCAGAACCTGCGTGAAATCACGGCCTTCCCGATGAACCAGCAGGCGGAAGATCTGCTCATGGGCGCACCGAGCCCGGCGAGCCCCAAGCAGATGCGCGAGCTGGGCATTCGCCTCAACCCGCAGGCCTGA
- the rnd gene encoding ribonuclease D, with protein sequence MDLIVSTDVLSAFCERAANFDFVTVDTEFLRETTYWPKLCLIQAATNDEAVLIDPLAPGIDLAPFFALLANPAVTKVFHAARQDIEIFVKLAGAVPHNIFDTQIAASVCGFGDSASYDSLVRAICKVELDKSSRFTDWSARPLSEKQRLYALADVTYLRDIYRELRAQVDATKRWDWVEDELTTLRSIDTYIVQPENAWERLKMKINRARDLAALKVLAAWRERRAQETDQPRSRIFKDDVLYELAVQRPLTPEAFEKLRAVPRGFGRSAAAAEIITLLKGVEELQKAQLPTMPDRYRGPSPKGAVGDLIRVLLKSVAEQHGVASRILATSDEIDALVLDDDADVPALKGWRRKLFGEKALAIKHGRIALVATRKGVREIPVDVTEAAE encoded by the coding sequence ATGGACCTGATTGTTTCCACAGACGTGCTCAGCGCATTCTGCGAGCGCGCCGCCAATTTTGATTTCGTGACGGTTGATACCGAATTCCTGCGCGAAACCACCTATTGGCCAAAGCTTTGCCTCATCCAGGCTGCCACGAACGATGAAGCGGTGCTCATCGACCCGCTGGCGCCAGGCATCGACCTGGCTCCTTTCTTCGCGCTCCTCGCCAATCCGGCGGTGACCAAGGTTTTCCACGCCGCGCGCCAGGACATCGAGATTTTCGTGAAGCTGGCGGGCGCCGTTCCGCACAATATCTTCGACACCCAGATCGCTGCCAGCGTCTGTGGCTTTGGCGATAGCGCTTCTTATGACAGCCTCGTGCGCGCCATCTGCAAGGTCGAGCTCGACAAGTCGTCGCGCTTCACTGACTGGTCGGCCCGTCCCCTGTCGGAAAAGCAGCGCCTTTATGCGCTCGCCGACGTCACCTATCTCCGCGACATCTATCGCGAATTGCGCGCCCAGGTCGACGCGACCAAGCGTTGGGACTGGGTCGAGGACGAGCTGACGACCCTTCGCAGCATCGACACTTATATCGTCCAGCCGGAAAACGCCTGGGAACGGCTGAAGATGAAGATCAACCGCGCCCGCGATCTGGCGGCGCTGAAGGTCCTGGCCGCCTGGCGCGAGCGCCGGGCGCAGGAAACCGATCAGCCGCGTAGCCGCATCTTCAAGGATGACGTCCTTTATGAACTGGCCGTGCAGCGCCCGCTGACCCCGGAGGCCTTCGAAAAGCTTCGCGCCGTGCCGCGTGGCTTTGGCCGCAGCGCTGCCGCCGCCGAGATCATCACGCTGCTCAAGGGCGTCGAAGAGCTGCAGAAGGCCCAGCTGCCCACCATGCCGGACCGGTATCGTGGACCCTCGCCCAAGGGCGCCGTCGGCGATCTTATCCGCGTCCTGCTCAAATCCGTGGCCGAACAGCACGGCGTCGCATCGCGCATCCTCGCCACCTCGGACGAGATCGATGCGCTGGTGCTCGATGATGATGCGGATGTGCCTGCCCTCAAGGGCTGGCGCCGGAAGCTCTTTGGCGAGAAGGCCCTGGCCATCAAGCACGGTCGCATTGCGCTGGTCGCGACGCGCAAGGGCGTCCGCGAAATCCCTGTCGACGTGACTGAAGCGGCGGAATAA